A genomic segment from Gopherus evgoodei ecotype Sinaloan lineage chromosome 6, rGopEvg1_v1.p, whole genome shotgun sequence encodes:
- the ALDOB gene encoding fructose-bisphosphate aldolase B, producing the protein MTHQFPALTPEQKKALSDIAQQIVAPGKGILAADESVGTMGNRLQRIKVENTEENRRAFREILFSSDASINQSIGGVIFFHETLYQKDSSGKPFPDVIKDKGIVVGIKLDKGTAPLAGTNGEITIQGLDGLAERCAQYKKDGADFGKWRAVLKITDTTPSTLAIQENANTLARYASICQQHGLVPIVEPEVLPDGDHDLQRCQYVTEKVLAAVYKALNDHHVYLEGTLLKPNMVTAGHSCPKKYTPQEVAMATVTALHRTVPAAVPGICFLSGGQSEEEASLNLSAINQCPLPKPWKLTFSYGRALQASALAAWAGKPENKKATQEAFCKRAQINGLASKGQYIVSGKSDAAAKQSLFTASYTY; encoded by the exons ATGACCCACCAGTTTCCCGCGCTGACTCCGGAGCAGAAGAAGGCCCTGTCTGACATAGCTCAGCAGATTGTGGCTCCAGGGaaggggatcctggctgcagatGAGTCTGTGG GTACTATGGGGAACAGACTGCAGAGGATCAAGGTGGAGAACACAGAGGAAAATCGCCGCGCCTTCCGAGAGATCCTCTTTTCTTCAGATGCTTCCATCAATCAGAGCATTGGGGGCGTGATCTTTTTCCATGAGACCCTCTATCAGAAGGACAGCagtggaaaaccattcccagatgTCATCAAAGACAAAGGCATTGTGGTGGGAATAAAG CTAGATAAAGGAACAGCCCCGCTGGCAGGAACAAATGGAGAAATCACCATTCAAG GGCTGGATGGGCTTGCTGAGCGCTGCGCCCAGTATAAGAAGGATGGCGCTGATTTTGGCAAGTGGCGTGCTGTGCTGAAGATCACAGACACAACTCCCTCCACTCTAGCCATCCAGGAGAATGCCAACACGCTGGCACGCTATGCCAGTATCTGCCAGCAG CATGGGTTGGTGCCCATTGTAGAACCGGAGGTCCTACCCGATGGAGACCATGACCTCCAGCGCTGTCAGTATGTTACAGAGAAG GTCCTGGCTGCTGTCTACAAGGCCCTGAATGATCATCATGTCTACCTGGAGGGAACACTACTCAAACCCAATATGGTGACTGCTGGGCATTCCTGCCCCAAGAAGTACACCCCTCAGGAGGTAGCCATGGCAACAGTCACTGCCCTTCATCGCActgttcctgctgctgttcctg gaATCTGCTTCCTGTCCGGAGGCCAAAGTGAAGAGGAAGCTTCTCTCAACCTCAGTGCCATCAACCAGTGCCCTTTGCCCAAACCCTGGAAGCTGACCTTCTCATATGGACGGGCTCTGCAGGCATCAGCACTTGCCGCATGGGCTGGCAAACCTGAGAACAAGAAGGCTACGCAGGAGGCATTTTGCAAACGGGCACAG attaATGGGTTAGCATCCAAAGGACAATATATTGTCTCTGGAAagagtgatgcagctgcaaaacagTCCCTTTTCACTGCCAGCTACACGTACTAA
- the MRPL50 gene encoding 39S ribosomal protein L50, mitochondrial — protein sequence MAASCGLVRAGRRLTLGVPPRRALWGGMRKKVREPEVVETAVLVKDPPILVCPPPRSRKYLPPEDLQSRLESHVREIFGLSLSEDWQKASLKESKLKYRLLVQLAAELGHAVPNSRLHQMCTAGDVLAFYSTQVKDASKFDELCTAELPSNLKIMWEH from the exons ATGGCTGCCTCCTGCGGGCTCGTGCGTGCCGGGAGGCGGCTGACTCTGGGGGTCCCGCCGCGCAGGGCATTGTGGGGCGGCATGAG GAAGAAGGTGAGAGAACCAGAGGTGGTTGAAACAGCTGTTCTAGTGAAAGATCCACCCATCCTGGTCTGTCCCCCACCACGCAGTAGAAAGTACCTTCCCCCAGAGGATCTCCAGAGTCGTCTTGAGTCTCACGTCAGGGAAATCTTTGGACTCTCGCTCTCTGAGGACTGGCAGAAGGCCTCACTAAAAGAAAGCAAGTTAAAGTATCGCCTGCTGGTACAACTGGCTGCAGAACTAGGCCATGCGGTCCCCAATTCACGACTCCACCAAATGTGTACTGCTGGGGATGTCTTAGCTTTCTACAGCACGCAGGTCAAAGATGCCTCAAAATTTGATGAGCTATGTACTGCAGAGCTGCCCTCAAACCTGAAGATTATGTGGGAACACTGA